One window of Watersipora subatra chromosome 3, tzWatSuba1.1, whole genome shotgun sequence genomic DNA carries:
- the LOC137389993 gene encoding ER membrane protein complex subunit 4-like has translation MAPPEKKERKNRRRWFLDFSSSSGALGITKYQDLPAPYSFSKNAGNEVAEREQNVDKELIVKRSWDVALAPIKQVPMNLFMMWMAGSSISIFPIMMVGMMAIRPIQAFLSMSQTFKMIEGEQAPLQKLSYIFGNLVAVGLSVYKCNSMGLLPTHASDWLAFADIPQRIEFVAGGMSLQ, from the exons ATGGCTCCTCCAGAAAAGAAAGAAAGGAAAAACCGAAGACGATGGTTTCTAGACTTTTCTAGTTCTTCTGG GGCATTAGGTATCACCAAGTATCAGGACTTGCCAGCACCATACAGTTTCTCAAAGAATGCTGGGAATGAGGTCGCTGAGCGAGAACAGAATGTTGATAAAGAGCTTATAGTCAAG CGATCTTGGGACGTTGCACTGGCCCCCATCAAGCAGGTGCCCATGAACTTGTTTATGATGTGGATGGCTGGCAGTTCCATCTCCATCTTTCCCATAATGATGGTTGGAATGATGGCTATCAGACCTATTCAAGCCTTCCTTTCCATGTCGCAGA CCTTCAAGATGATAGAGGGAGAGCAGGCACCCCTGCAGAAGCTATCATATATATTTGGTAATCTTGTTGCTGTTGGCTTATCGGTGTATAAATGCAATTCCATGGGACTGCTACCAACGCATGCATCTGATTGGTTGGCCTTTGCAGATATACCTCAG aGAATAGAGTTCGTGGCTGGTGGGATGTCTCTGCAATAA